In Triticum urartu cultivar G1812 chromosome 6, Tu2.1, whole genome shotgun sequence, the following proteins share a genomic window:
- the LOC125515580 gene encoding uncharacterized protein LOC125515580 isoform X2: MACGKQLPRGQRDLPSDRPAHTRTTRPIEICEVTADGIVMASEVPFYEVMPKACTKRQLKWRRRIQKLGTYGNATIVYPLTEIEQELLNAMGALAVQQFED; this comes from the exons ATGGCTTGTGGGAAACAGCTCCCACGTGG TCAGAGGGACCTTCCCTCAGACAGGCCTGCGCACACCCGCACAACAAGACCCATCGAGATCTGTGAAGTTACCGCTGATGGGATCGTCATGGCCTCAGAAG TACCGTTCTACGAGGTCATGCCTAAGGCCTGCACCAAGCGCCAGCTGAAATGGCGCCGTCGTATACAGAAGCTGGGCACCTATGGCAACGCAACAATTGTCTATCCCCTGACAGAAATTGAGCAGGAGCT TCTTAATGCGATGGGAGCATTGGCCGTTCAGCAGTTTGAGGACTGA
- the LOC125515580 gene encoding uncharacterized protein LOC125515580 isoform X1, with product MGYILSVVMACGKQLPRGQRDLPSDRPAHTRTTRPIEICEVTADGIVMASEVPFYEVMPKACTKRQLKWRRRIQKLGTYGNATIVYPLTEIEQELLNAMGALAVQQFED from the exons ATGGGCTATATTTTATCCGTG GTGATGGCTTGTGGGAAACAGCTCCCACGTGG TCAGAGGGACCTTCCCTCAGACAGGCCTGCGCACACCCGCACAACAAGACCCATCGAGATCTGTGAAGTTACCGCTGATGGGATCGTCATGGCCTCAGAAG TACCGTTCTACGAGGTCATGCCTAAGGCCTGCACCAAGCGCCAGCTGAAATGGCGCCGTCGTATACAGAAGCTGGGCACCTATGGCAACGCAACAATTGTCTATCCCCTGACAGAAATTGAGCAGGAGCT TCTTAATGCGATGGGAGCATTGGCCGTTCAGCAGTTTGAGGACTGA